One Bdellovibrio bacteriovorus str. Tiberius DNA segment encodes these proteins:
- a CDS encoding dienelactone hydrolase family protein, translating to MMKNLAAALLVWGAFMQAHAEVKTEMVEYKEGKTVLEGFLAQDDSLKGPRPAIIIVHQWMGLGEHEKASAQRLAEKGYVVLAADIYGKGVRPGSPAEAGKLAGTYKEDVKLYRAREKAAFDYLKKNKNVDAKQIVIMGYCFGGTGALEAARAGLPVVGAVSIHGGLASKNPKDVKNIKSKVLVLHGAIDPYVPPAEVDGFMKEMNEAKVDYQFVAYSGAVHAFTQKDAGNDPSKGHAYNPVAEKRSWAALEAFLNEVAPVAR from the coding sequence ATGATGAAGAATTTGGCAGCGGCCCTTTTGGTGTGGGGGGCATTCATGCAAGCTCATGCTGAAGTAAAAACTGAAATGGTCGAGTACAAAGAAGGCAAGACGGTTTTGGAAGGTTTTCTGGCTCAGGATGATTCCTTAAAAGGTCCGCGTCCGGCGATCATCATTGTTCACCAGTGGATGGGGTTGGGTGAACATGAAAAAGCCAGCGCCCAGCGTTTGGCGGAAAAAGGTTACGTGGTACTGGCTGCTGACATCTATGGCAAAGGGGTCCGTCCCGGGTCCCCGGCAGAGGCCGGCAAACTTGCCGGCACATACAAAGAGGACGTGAAGCTTTACCGGGCGCGTGAAAAAGCGGCTTTTGATTATCTTAAGAAAAATAAAAATGTCGATGCCAAGCAGATCGTGATCATGGGGTATTGCTTTGGTGGTACCGGAGCCCTGGAGGCGGCTCGTGCAGGTTTGCCTGTGGTGGGGGCGGTCAGCATCCATGGTGGTCTGGCCAGCAAGAATCCCAAGGATGTGAAGAACATCAAATCCAAGGTGCTGGTCTTGCATGGAGCTATTGATCCCTACGTGCCACCAGCGGAAGTCGATGGCTTCATGAAAGAAATGAACGAAGCCAAAGTGGACTATCAGTTCGTGGCGTATTCCGGAGCGGTTCATGCCTTCACTCAGAAAGATGCGGGCAATGATCCATCCAAGGGGCACGCCTACAACCCCGTCGCGGAGAAACGTTCCTGGGCGGCTCTGGAGGCCTTTCTGAATGAAGTGGCACCAGTTGCAAGGTAA
- the fusA gene encoding elongation factor G yields MSKKWNIDMVRNIGISAHIDSGKTTTSERILFYGGRIHAIHEVRGKDGVGATMDSMDLEREKGITIQSAATQVQWKDYTINLIDTPGHVDFTVEVERSLRVLDGAILLLCGVAGVQSQSITVDRQMKRYNVPRLAFVNKLDRQGANPYRVTDALIEKLRLNAVMIQIPIGLEDQHRGHVDLTDMKAYINQGDSGENVLVEEIPADLVETAQKYRQIMIGKLADVDSAIEEKFLMEEEPTTEEIRAAIRKGTISLKIVPVLCGSAFKNKGVQRLMDAVTYYLPSPAEKKEQALDITKNEEKFDLFPDSTKPLVALAFKLQETPFGQLTYMRVYQGKMGKGDFIVNQVNKKSVKIPRLVRMHSDKMEDIDVSYAGDIVALFGIDCASGDTFCDENIQASMQSMHVPDSVISLAIAPKDKTAANNFSKALQKFRKEDPTFRVHRDEESNETIISGMGELHLEIYVERMKREFNCEVIVGQPQVAYRETISVEAPYDYTHKKQTGGSGQYAKIVGKIQPLPPQEDGAVFKFENKVVGGRIPKEFIPAVEEGFKEQTVKGPLIGFPIVGVEVVLEDGAYHDVDSSYMAFKIAGMAALREVYASAKPTVLEPIMKLETTVPDEYQGSAVGQINQRRGSIVATTAFEGNCVIEAEVPLTEMFGYSTDLRSATKGKGEFSMEFAKYAPVPRNIQEELAKKYQAKRAAEQK; encoded by the coding sequence ATGTCCAAAAAGTGGAATATTGATATGGTCAGAAACATTGGTATCTCGGCGCACATCGACTCCGGGAAAACCACAACTTCTGAACGTATTCTGTTCTATGGAGGAAGAATCCACGCCATCCACGAAGTTCGTGGAAAAGACGGCGTTGGTGCAACAATGGACTCCATGGATCTAGAGAGAGAAAAAGGGATCACCATCCAGTCTGCTGCAACTCAGGTTCAGTGGAAGGATTACACAATCAATTTGATCGATACACCGGGGCACGTGGACTTCACAGTTGAAGTTGAACGTTCTCTTCGCGTTCTTGACGGTGCGATCCTGTTGCTTTGCGGTGTTGCCGGCGTTCAATCTCAGTCCATCACTGTTGACCGTCAGATGAAACGTTACAACGTTCCTCGTTTGGCATTCGTGAACAAATTGGACCGTCAAGGTGCCAACCCATACCGTGTTACTGATGCTTTGATCGAAAAATTGCGTTTGAACGCAGTTATGATCCAGATCCCAATCGGTTTGGAAGATCAGCACAGAGGTCACGTTGACCTGACTGACATGAAAGCTTACATCAACCAAGGTGACTCCGGCGAAAACGTTCTAGTTGAAGAAATCCCGGCTGATCTGGTTGAAACTGCACAAAAATACCGTCAGATCATGATCGGTAAATTGGCTGACGTTGACTCTGCTATCGAAGAGAAATTCTTGATGGAAGAAGAGCCAACAACTGAAGAGATCCGTGCGGCTATCCGTAAGGGCACCATCAGCTTGAAAATTGTTCCGGTTCTTTGCGGTTCTGCTTTCAAAAATAAAGGTGTTCAGCGTCTGATGGACGCGGTTACTTACTATCTTCCGTCTCCTGCTGAGAAAAAAGAGCAAGCTCTTGATATCACCAAGAACGAAGAGAAGTTCGACCTGTTCCCAGACTCCACGAAGCCATTGGTTGCTCTTGCGTTCAAACTTCAAGAGACTCCATTCGGTCAGCTAACTTACATGCGCGTTTACCAAGGTAAAATGGGCAAAGGCGATTTCATCGTCAATCAAGTGAACAAGAAATCTGTTAAGATTCCTCGCTTGGTTCGTATGCACTCTGACAAAATGGAAGATATCGACGTATCCTACGCTGGTGACATCGTAGCATTGTTCGGTATCGACTGTGCTTCCGGTGACACTTTCTGTGACGAGAACATCCAGGCGTCCATGCAATCCATGCACGTACCTGATTCCGTTATCAGCTTGGCAATTGCGCCTAAAGATAAAACTGCGGCGAACAATTTCTCCAAAGCTCTTCAGAAATTCCGTAAGGAAGACCCTACATTCCGCGTACACCGTGACGAGGAATCCAACGAGACTATCATCTCTGGTATGGGTGAGTTGCACTTGGAAATCTACGTTGAGCGTATGAAACGTGAATTCAACTGTGAAGTTATCGTGGGTCAACCTCAGGTTGCTTACCGTGAGACTATCTCCGTTGAAGCTCCGTACGACTACACTCACAAAAAACAAACTGGTGGTTCCGGTCAATACGCGAAGATCGTTGGTAAAATCCAACCTCTTCCTCCACAAGAAGACGGCGCTGTATTCAAATTTGAAAACAAAGTTGTCGGTGGTCGTATTCCTAAGGAATTCATCCCTGCGGTTGAAGAAGGCTTCAAAGAGCAGACTGTTAAAGGTCCTCTGATTGGCTTCCCGATCGTTGGCGTTGAAGTTGTTCTGGAAGACGGCGCGTACCACGATGTCGACTCCTCATACATGGCGTTCAAAATCGCTGGTATGGCGGCTCTTCGTGAAGTTTACGCTTCCGCTAAACCAACTGTTCTTGAGCCGATCATGAAGCTTGAGACGACAGTTCCAGACGAATACCAAGGTTCCGCTGTTGGTCAAATCAACCAACGCCGTGGTTCCATCGTTGCAACTACTGCATTCGAAGGTAACTGCGTGATCGAAGCTGAAGTACCACTGACAGAAATGTTCGGTTACTCTACAGACCTTCGTTCTGCGACCAAAGGTAAAGGTGAGTTCTCCATGGAATTCGCGAAGTACGCTCCAGTACCTCGTAACATCCAGGAAGAGCTTGCGAAGAAATACCAAGCTAAGCGCGCAGCTGAGCAAAAGTAG
- a CDS encoding RecQ family ATP-dependent DNA helicase, with product MTDLLQLLKANFPFTSFRGEQEQILHKVWANQNLLALMPTGMGKSLCFQFPAKTREGLVVVISPLIALMQDQVFKAQELGISATFLSSTLSRDERESRQNRLAKGDFKLIYVTPERFRKPEFLQAIEKRAIQLLAVDEAHCISQWGHDFRPDYSRVGEFRALLGNPPTLALTATATPEVQKDILKKLNMEDALIISAGIERPNLALNVHDIYGIDEKIRAIVGLRHLTPGTAIIYCSLIQTLKKVSSALNRLGMAHLVYHGDLPPQDRKRNQKAFQTEEAPLMIATPAFGLGIDKSNVRLLIHAETPNSLESYFQEVGRAGRDGAESSCHLLYDQDDVSIQMEFLKWSHPEPDFIRKIYQLIEDKRMQVDQGGFDFLREQMNFRNRRDFRSEAAVSILERWGCLQKSDDPFPYACVHEPTDEQFLAENGEAILRAQNTKLLQMVQWANQDSECRMNRIYAYFGHEHAEPCGKCDICKR from the coding sequence ATGACCGATCTTCTTCAGCTTTTAAAAGCGAACTTTCCTTTTACTTCTTTCCGGGGCGAGCAAGAGCAAATCCTGCATAAAGTTTGGGCAAACCAGAACCTGCTGGCTTTAATGCCCACGGGAATGGGAAAAAGCCTCTGCTTTCAGTTTCCGGCAAAGACCCGCGAGGGCCTGGTTGTCGTCATTTCCCCCTTGATCGCCCTGATGCAGGATCAGGTTTTCAAGGCCCAGGAACTGGGGATCAGCGCCACGTTTTTAAGTTCCACTTTGAGCCGGGACGAACGGGAGTCCCGGCAGAACCGCCTGGCCAAGGGCGACTTCAAACTGATCTATGTGACTCCGGAGCGGTTCCGTAAACCTGAGTTTCTTCAAGCTATTGAAAAACGGGCGATCCAGCTTTTGGCCGTGGATGAGGCCCATTGTATTTCCCAGTGGGGGCATGACTTCCGCCCGGACTATTCCCGGGTCGGAGAGTTTCGCGCCCTTTTGGGCAATCCGCCGACTTTGGCGCTGACGGCAACGGCGACGCCCGAGGTTCAAAAAGACATCCTGAAAAAACTGAACATGGAAGATGCCCTGATCATTTCTGCCGGGATTGAGCGTCCGAACCTGGCTTTGAATGTTCACGACATCTATGGAATCGATGAAAAGATCCGCGCCATCGTGGGTCTTCGTCATCTGACGCCAGGAACGGCGATCATCTATTGTTCGCTGATTCAAACTCTGAAGAAAGTGTCTTCCGCCCTGAACCGCCTGGGGATGGCGCATCTGGTGTATCACGGCGATTTGCCGCCACAGGATCGCAAGCGCAATCAGAAAGCTTTCCAGACCGAAGAAGCTCCGCTGATGATTGCGACACCTGCTTTCGGTTTGGGTATTGATAAAAGCAACGTGCGTCTGTTGATTCATGCCGAAACTCCGAATTCATTGGAATCGTATTTTCAGGAAGTCGGTCGTGCCGGTCGTGACGGGGCCGAGTCGTCTTGTCATCTGCTGTATGACCAGGACGATGTCAGCATTCAGATGGAGTTTTTGAAATGGTCTCACCCCGAGCCTGATTTCATCCGCAAAATCTACCAACTGATAGAAGACAAAAGAATGCAGGTGGATCAGGGCGGGTTTGACTTCCTTCGCGAACAAATGAATTTTAGAAATCGCCGGGACTTCAGATCTGAAGCCGCGGTCAGTATTCTGGAGCGCTGGGGCTGTCTGCAGAAATCTGACGATCCGTTTCCGTATGCTTGTGTGCATGAACCCACGGACGAACAGTTTCTGGCGGAAAACGGCGAAGCTATTTTGCGCGCTCAGAACACCAAGCTTTTGCAGATGGTTCAGTGGGCGAATCAGGACAGCGAGTGCCGCATGAATCGAATCTATGCGTATTTTGGGCATGAGCACGCGGAACCGTGCGGGAAATGCGATATTTGCAAACGATAG
- a CDS encoding PQQ-dependent sugar dehydrogenase, which produces MRAGWIVSFVLLISLSAVAKQLPLEKLKMPAGFQISVWAQVPGARSLAQAPDGRIFVGSRSGDKVYVVKDGKTSIFAQGLDTPNGVAYKDGKLYVAEIARIHEFDASPNVKLPAKPLRALPQSFPSDTHHGWKFIRFGPDGKLYVPVGANCNICDPGTDYARIYRIDVNGTSKEEVASGVRNTVGFDFHPQSKELWFTDNGRDWMGDDRPPCEVNRLTKTGQNFGFPFCHGKDTLDPDFGKGKKCSDYVAPVVELRAHVAPLGMRFYTGSQFPAPYKDSIILAEHGSWNRSTPQGYRLTFVKLNGSNVEKTESFIEGWLQGDSSWGRPVDVEVLPDGSMLISDDKAGVIYRLIYKVK; this is translated from the coding sequence ATGAGAGCTGGATGGATTGTTTCTTTTGTGCTTTTGATTTCGCTTTCTGCGGTGGCGAAGCAACTTCCTTTGGAAAAACTGAAAATGCCTGCGGGGTTTCAGATTTCGGTGTGGGCCCAGGTGCCGGGGGCTCGGTCTTTGGCGCAGGCTCCGGATGGCCGGATTTTTGTGGGTTCTCGTTCGGGCGACAAGGTTTATGTGGTGAAGGATGGCAAGACCAGCATCTTCGCGCAGGGCCTGGATACTCCAAATGGGGTCGCCTATAAAGATGGAAAACTTTATGTGGCCGAGATCGCGCGCATTCACGAATTTGATGCCAGCCCCAATGTGAAGCTGCCGGCAAAACCACTGCGTGCTTTGCCGCAGAGCTTTCCTTCGGACACTCACCATGGCTGGAAGTTCATCCGCTTTGGCCCGGATGGGAAGCTGTATGTGCCGGTGGGCGCTAACTGCAACATCTGTGATCCGGGGACGGATTATGCACGTATCTATCGCATCGACGTGAACGGCACCAGCAAAGAGGAAGTCGCTTCCGGCGTGCGCAACACTGTCGGTTTTGATTTTCATCCGCAATCAAAAGAACTGTGGTTCACCGATAACGGTCGCGACTGGATGGGGGATGATCGTCCCCCATGTGAAGTGAACCGTTTGACCAAAACAGGTCAGAACTTCGGATTCCCGTTTTGTCATGGTAAGGACACGCTGGATCCTGACTTCGGCAAAGGCAAAAAGTGTTCAGACTATGTGGCTCCGGTCGTGGAGCTTCGTGCGCACGTGGCGCCTCTGGGTATGCGCTTTTACACCGGTTCTCAGTTCCCGGCACCATACAAAGACAGCATCATTCTGGCTGAACACGGTTCCTGGAATCGTTCCACCCCGCAAGGGTATCGCCTGACGTTTGTGAAACTGAATGGTTCCAATGTTGAAAAAACCGAATCTTTCATCGAGGGCTGGTTGCAGGGTGATTCGTCCTGGGGGCGTCCGGTTGACGTGGAAGTTTTGCCCGACGGGTCCATGTTGATTTCTGATGACAAAGCGGGCGTGATTTATCGTCTGATTTACAAGGTAAAATAA
- the aat gene encoding leucyl/phenylalanyl-tRNA--protein transferase: MQGKLRSSVDFPDPRETLAEGILAIGGSLDVGTLYSAYSKGIFPWPQPGLPMLWFSPEERGVLEFRDFHVPESLRRFRKRHPEIHFSVNQDFHHVLEECSKQPRPGQDGTWITGQMKRAYLEFFKAGYCMSVEVRENNVLIGGIYGVLVEGVFSGESMFYRKPNASKLALWRLVEVLSEQGHEWIDVQMVTPVVASMGGKLIDREQYLEMLEQRHFQFETT; this comes from the coding sequence ATGCAGGGGAAGTTGCGATCTTCAGTGGACTTTCCCGATCCGCGCGAAACTTTGGCCGAAGGAATTCTGGCCATCGGCGGATCTTTGGATGTGGGCACGCTTTACTCGGCCTACAGCAAAGGGATTTTTCCGTGGCCTCAGCCAGGTCTGCCGATGCTGTGGTTTTCTCCGGAAGAACGGGGCGTGCTGGAGTTTCGTGATTTCCACGTGCCTGAAAGTCTGCGCCGTTTTCGCAAGCGTCATCCCGAAATTCACTTTTCAGTGAATCAGGATTTTCACCACGTGCTGGAGGAATGTTCCAAACAGCCTCGTCCTGGTCAGGATGGTACCTGGATCACGGGGCAGATGAAACGCGCCTACCTGGAATTCTTCAAGGCCGGTTATTGCATGTCGGTGGAGGTTCGTGAAAACAACGTTTTGATCGGCGGCATATACGGTGTGCTGGTCGAAGGCGTGTTCAGCGGTGAAAGCATGTTCTATCGAAAGCCCAATGCTTCAAAATTGGCACTGTGGAGACTGGTGGAAGTTCTGTCAGAGCAGGGGCACGAATGGATCGATGTGCAGATGGTGACGCCCGTGGTGGCCAGTATGGGCGGGAAGCTGATCGATCGCGAACAATATCTGGAAATGTTGGAACAAAGACACTTCCAGTTCGAAACAACATAA
- a CDS encoding cell wall hydrolase produces the protein MKIQIVALFIIACVSLINSSAFAASMTCNKRQSATNCMICNCYHETRGESFEGMVAVNKVVLSRSEDDAYPSSICGVVYDDAQFSWTQDRIGNNINATKDEDKEALDMCKKAVNLSVKEGPNDVIYYYNPSIARPYWARRMTHCGKVGNHTFLVPRGESCPKKLGVIGKYSSSGSSSQTKKSTGAK, from the coding sequence ATGAAAATACAGATCGTTGCCCTTTTCATAATTGCCTGTGTGTCCCTTATAAACTCGTCTGCATTTGCAGCTTCCATGACCTGCAATAAAAGACAATCCGCCACCAACTGCATGATTTGCAACTGCTACCATGAAACCCGCGGAGAATCCTTCGAAGGCATGGTGGCCGTGAATAAAGTGGTTCTGTCCCGCTCTGAAGATGACGCTTACCCAAGCTCCATCTGCGGCGTCGTTTATGACGATGCCCAGTTCAGCTGGACTCAGGATCGCATCGGCAACAATATCAACGCCACCAAAGATGAAGACAAAGAAGCATTGGATATGTGTAAAAAGGCCGTGAATCTTTCCGTAAAGGAAGGCCCCAATGACGTCATCTATTACTATAATCCCAGCATTGCCCGTCCCTACTGGGCTCGCCGCATGACCCACTGTGGAAAGGTCGGCAATCACACCTTCCTGGTTCCGCGCGGTGAATCCTGTCCAAAAAAACTGGGCGTGATCGGCAAATACTCCTCTTCTGGCAGCAGCAGCCAAACCAAGAAAAGCACAGGTGCAAAATGA